One Prosthecobacter dejongeii DNA window includes the following coding sequences:
- a CDS encoding TrmH family RNA methyltransferase, which produces MTSSWTHRRGCAIRMSMQITSASNEKIKHARRVRDGREPGLIFIEGLRLAEEAVNSDLTIEVCFSDSLDPSEPRLATLLHRLEQNSVPHFTTTTDIIRGMSDTVRSQGIILIARRPGQPATGIWQKNATLLLGLDRLQDPGNLGTLIRTAEAAGVGGIVSLKGSADAFSPKVLRSSMGSAFRLPLLENASPADLQALQANQGFQIVAAAGEGEMDYTDYNWQQPTLLLLGNEGRGVAPELMQQCDVRLRIPMHAGVESLNVAAAGAVMLFEAARQRR; this is translated from the coding sequence ATGACTTCTTCATGGACCCACCGCCGGGGCTGCGCTATCCGCATGAGTATGCAGATCACCAGTGCCAGCAATGAAAAGATCAAACACGCACGCCGTGTCCGCGATGGACGCGAGCCCGGACTGATCTTCATTGAGGGCCTGCGCCTAGCCGAGGAAGCCGTCAATTCCGACCTAACCATTGAAGTCTGTTTTTCTGATTCCCTTGACCCATCTGAGCCGCGCCTCGCCACACTCTTGCATCGGCTGGAACAAAACTCCGTGCCTCACTTCACCACCACCACGGACATCATCCGAGGCATGAGTGACACCGTGCGGAGTCAGGGTATCATCCTCATCGCCCGCCGTCCAGGTCAGCCAGCGACAGGTATCTGGCAAAAAAACGCCACCTTATTGTTGGGGTTGGATCGCCTACAAGATCCAGGCAATCTAGGTACCCTCATTCGCACAGCAGAGGCCGCTGGGGTCGGCGGCATCGTCTCGCTGAAAGGCAGTGCGGATGCTTTCTCGCCTAAAGTCTTGCGCAGCTCCATGGGCTCAGCCTTCCGCTTACCCCTGCTGGAAAATGCAAGCCCCGCAGATCTTCAAGCTTTGCAGGCAAACCAGGGATTCCAAATCGTCGCCGCCGCGGGTGAGGGCGAAATGGATTACACCGACTACAATTGGCAGCAGCCCACACTTTTATTGTTAGGCAATGAAGGGCGCGGTGTGGCCCCAGAACTGATGCAGCAGTGCGACGTACGCCTTCGTATCCCCATGCACGCAGGGGTGGAATCGCTCAACGTCGCCGCAGCCGGAGCCGTCATGCTGTTTGAGGCGGCACGTCAGCGCCGGTGA
- a CDS encoding DUF1549 domain-containing protein: MKKIVLLLLVAAAAHGAALPEATQIDSLLAADWQKHNLQPNATAPDEVIVRRLYLDIAGRIPTVEETRDFMKSVDPQKRTKLIDKLLASDGYTSHMFNFWADVLRLTDNTKGKITAEAYEEWLKKELKANTPYDQFVKKLLTTEGGAWDSGSIGFYQRDENKLDHLAYTVQVFLGTSIVCAQCHNHPFDKWSQKDYYSMAAFTYGMDTRGGGVNEIKLPKRPEGRQIPEALAKMSNKERRQFMKDHPEEVAKMRKEAAASQTTASSREDMQQVRKALGDVMKPLRYTAITWNEGKLPKLPADYAYTDAKPGDTIEPRAMFGHEAKPKEGQTTVQAFADWMTSPENPRFTTVIANRMWKHVFGNALIEPLDEMTDSSVASNPALMEYLTQLMIEKKYSLKSFLRVLYNTDTYQRMASTQEVALGEINHFTGPSLRRMSAEQVWDSMITLTKGNVDGEVDDENQRLHQYLGDLNMFITTMKEKGPEGIIAAAKAGMEQRKENDRELDAMRAKIAEKGTTSPAEAKALANAANKLRRESSNELLVNLIGEERAEALIQGYRPNKQENKRPRLDRSVMATLTKEQRKDLVRSAGNNTMVSRASELPSPARPGHFLRTFGQSDREVIDNASDDASVPQALTLLNGPVVESLTSPISLLSQQLNKAGSNDQKAAFLYEALLSRLPTNNERAVLSQVLNERGDQAIEDITHALITGSQFLFIQ; the protein is encoded by the coding sequence ATGAAAAAAATCGTCCTTCTCCTGCTGGTAGCCGCTGCCGCTCACGGCGCAGCACTGCCCGAAGCCACTCAGATCGATAGCTTGCTCGCTGCCGATTGGCAAAAGCACAACCTGCAGCCGAACGCCACCGCACCGGATGAAGTCATCGTTCGTCGTCTGTATCTCGACATCGCAGGCCGCATCCCCACTGTGGAAGAAACTCGCGACTTCATGAAGTCGGTGGATCCACAGAAGCGCACCAAGCTCATTGATAAGCTCCTGGCCAGCGACGGCTACACCAGCCACATGTTTAACTTCTGGGCCGATGTGCTGCGCCTAACCGACAATACCAAAGGGAAGATCACCGCTGAGGCTTATGAAGAATGGCTGAAAAAAGAACTGAAGGCCAACACCCCCTACGACCAGTTTGTGAAAAAGCTGCTCACCACCGAAGGCGGTGCCTGGGACAGTGGCAGCATCGGCTTTTACCAGCGCGATGAAAATAAGCTCGACCACCTCGCCTACACCGTGCAGGTCTTCCTGGGCACCAGCATCGTCTGTGCCCAATGCCATAACCACCCCTTTGATAAATGGTCCCAAAAAGACTATTACAGCATGGCCGCCTTTACCTACGGCATGGACACTCGTGGCGGCGGTGTGAATGAAATCAAGCTGCCAAAACGCCCCGAGGGCAGACAGATCCCAGAGGCTCTGGCTAAGATGTCTAACAAAGAGCGTCGTCAGTTCATGAAAGACCACCCTGAAGAGGTGGCAAAAATGCGCAAAGAAGCTGCCGCCAGCCAAACCACCGCCAGCAGCCGAGAAGACATGCAGCAGGTGCGGAAAGCCCTGGGCGATGTGATGAAACCTCTGCGCTACACCGCCATCACCTGGAATGAAGGCAAGCTACCCAAACTGCCAGCGGACTACGCCTACACCGATGCCAAGCCCGGTGACACCATCGAACCCCGCGCCATGTTCGGCCACGAGGCCAAACCCAAAGAAGGCCAGACCACCGTGCAGGCCTTTGCCGACTGGATGACTTCCCCAGAAAATCCACGCTTCACCACCGTCATCGCCAACCGCATGTGGAAACATGTCTTTGGCAACGCCCTCATCGAGCCCCTCGATGAAATGACCGACTCCTCCGTCGCCAGCAACCCTGCCCTCATGGAGTACCTCACGCAGCTCATGATCGAGAAAAAATACTCGCTCAAATCTTTCCTGCGTGTGCTTTACAATACCGATACCTACCAGCGCATGGCCAGCACCCAGGAAGTGGCCTTGGGCGAGATCAATCACTTCACCGGGCCCAGCCTCCGTCGCATGAGTGCTGAGCAAGTCTGGGACTCCATGATCACCCTCACCAAAGGCAATGTGGATGGCGAAGTGGACGATGAAAACCAGCGTCTCCATCAATACCTGGGAGACCTGAACATGTTCATCACCACGATGAAAGAAAAAGGCCCGGAAGGCATCATCGCCGCCGCCAAAGCAGGCATGGAACAGCGAAAAGAAAACGACCGCGAACTGGATGCCATGCGCGCTAAGATCGCTGAAAAAGGCACCACCAGCCCAGCCGAAGCTAAAGCCCTGGCCAATGCCGCGAACAAACTCCGCCGCGAATCCAGCAATGAACTGCTCGTCAACCTCATCGGCGAAGAGCGAGCCGAGGCCCTCATTCAGGGCTATCGCCCTAACAAACAAGAAAACAAACGTCCACGCCTTGACCGCAGCGTCATGGCCACCCTCACTAAAGAGCAGCGTAAGGACCTCGTGCGCAGCGCGGGTAACAACACCATGGTCTCCCGCGCTTCCGAGCTCCCCTCCCCCGCCCGCCCCGGCCACTTTCTGCGCACCTTTGGCCAGTCAGACCGCGAGGTCATTGATAACGCCAGTGACGATGCCTCCGTGCCCCAGGCCCTCACTTTGCTGAATGGTCCTGTGGTGGAAAGCCTCACCAGCCCCATCTCGTTGCTCAGCCAGCAGCTTAATAAAGCAGGGAGCAACGACCAAAAAGCCGCCTTCCTCTACGAAGCCCTGCTGAGCCGCCTGCCCACCAACAACGAGCGCGCAGTCCTTTCCCAAGTCCTCAACGAACGTGGTGACCAGGCCATCGAAGACATCACCCACGCCCTCATCACCGGCTCCCAGTTCCTCTTCATCCAGTAA
- a CDS encoding transposase, whose amino-acid sequence MPQSLARVVIHTVFSTQGREPVFQNTAFRDELHAYLGGCAKTLDCLPLQIGGVEDHVHLLTTLSRTITIADFVKEVKRVSTAWIQTRGGLFRKFHWQAGYGCFSVSESKVPAVIQYILGQAEHHRQHTFQEELRSILSAHGQAWDERYVWD is encoded by the coding sequence ATGCCTCAATCGTTAGCGCGAGTTGTCATTCACACTGTTTTTTCGACGCAGGGTCGTGAGCCTGTTTTTCAGAATACGGCCTTTCGGGATGAGCTGCATGCGTATCTGGGCGGGTGTGCTAAAACGCTCGATTGTCTGCCTCTTCAGATAGGTGGGGTTGAAGATCATGTGCATCTGCTCACGACGTTGTCGCGGACGATCACCATCGCTGATTTTGTCAAAGAGGTGAAACGTGTTTCAACAGCCTGGATTCAAACACGAGGCGGTTTGTTCCGGAAGTTTCATTGGCAGGCGGGTTACGGATGTTTTTCCGTTTCGGAATCTAAGGTGCCAGCGGTGATCCAGTACATTCTAGGGCAGGCAGAACATCATCGGCAGCACACATTCCAGGAGGAGTTACGCAGCATTTTGTCGGCACACGGGCAGGCTTGGGATGAGCGGTATGTGTGGGATTGA
- the argC gene encoding N-acetyl-gamma-glutamyl-phosphate reductase, whose product MLDKVKVAVLGASGYSGIELLKLLLRHPHAELVAVTSRTLAGKTLSAEFPRFRQVGVADTLTFTNPDVATLKESGAQIAFLALPHGVSVEYAKPLLEAGIKVIDLSADFRLRSAEVYKEFYAHEHPAPELLDEAVYALPEVRAEEIQKARLIACPGCYPTSILLPLIPLLKAGLLAEDPLAVSSMSGASGAGRNASIPLLFCEIQNSLRSYSVPQHRHLSEVGQELEIAAGRPVRLSFVPHLVPVFAGICTTIFATPKPGVTIEQVEAVLKEAYAGQTFIRLLGKNQSPDTKHVMGTNFVDIGWAMDTRAGRLILMSAEDNIGKGASSQAVQNMNLVCGFDPAAGLLSV is encoded by the coding sequence ATGTTAGACAAAGTCAAAGTTGCCGTCCTTGGTGCGAGTGGTTATTCAGGCATTGAACTGCTGAAGCTGCTGCTGCGCCATCCTCATGCCGAGCTGGTCGCGGTTACCTCCCGCACGCTCGCGGGTAAAACGCTTTCGGCTGAGTTCCCCCGCTTCCGCCAAGTGGGCGTGGCGGATACGCTGACTTTCACGAATCCCGATGTCGCCACGCTGAAGGAAAGTGGTGCCCAGATCGCCTTTCTTGCCCTGCCTCATGGAGTCTCCGTGGAGTATGCCAAACCGCTACTGGAAGCGGGCATCAAGGTCATTGACCTGAGTGCTGATTTCCGTCTGCGCAGTGCGGAGGTTTATAAAGAATTTTATGCTCATGAACATCCCGCACCTGAGCTGCTGGATGAGGCGGTGTATGCCCTGCCTGAAGTGCGTGCGGAAGAGATCCAAAAGGCCCGTCTCATCGCCTGCCCGGGCTGCTACCCGACGAGCATCTTGCTGCCGCTGATCCCCCTGTTGAAGGCTGGGCTATTGGCGGAAGATCCGCTGGCCGTTTCCAGCATGAGCGGGGCCAGTGGGGCGGGGCGGAATGCCAGTATCCCGCTGCTGTTTTGTGAGATCCAAAACAGCCTGCGCAGCTACAGCGTGCCACAGCATCGCCATTTGAGCGAAGTGGGGCAGGAGCTGGAGATCGCGGCGGGACGTCCGGTGAGGTTGTCCTTTGTGCCGCACCTGGTGCCTGTCTTTGCAGGCATCTGCACCACCATTTTTGCCACGCCGAAACCGGGTGTGACGATTGAGCAAGTGGAGGCTGTGTTGAAAGAAGCCTATGCGGGCCAGACCTTCATCCGGCTACTGGGCAAAAACCAGAGCCCGGATACCAAGCATGTGATGGGGACGAACTTTGTGGACATCGGCTGGGCCATGGACACACGGGCGGGCCGCCTGATTTTGATGAGTGCCGAGGATAACATCGGCAAAGGCGCCTCCAGCCAGGCGGTGCAGAACATGAACCTTGTGTGTGGCTTTGACCCTGCTGCAGGACTTTTGAGTGTATGA
- a CDS encoding DUF1501 domain-containing protein produces MNSSFLRADEPTRRDFVMNIAKTCLGVSVMSPLMRGQAQAVAFEGSSKARQVATARNVIYLYMAGGMTHLDTFGVSPGAATMGDTKCIPTSADGVQIGEGLPTVAKHMHHGVIINSLSSTQGAHEQGNYYQHTGYTMRGATRHPTMGAWLQKFQGKGNPDLPGTVVISNDSKHPGGGFFEASFQPLLLNNPSTGLQHSKRMASLDESDLDYRLGLSAKLNAGFEKTYSHSAVRAYSDVYKDAVRVMKSADLTAFDLSQESAELQSEYGESTFGQGCLLARRLVEHGVRFIEVTSGGWDMHNDLHARLPEKIAELDKALGALLGDLERRGLLQDTLVVLTSEFGRTPDINQNAGRDHYPKAFSSVLWGGGVQGGQTYGKTDKGIEVTENKVSPPDLNATIGYALGLPLDQVLYSPTKRPFTIADKGQPITALFG; encoded by the coding sequence ATGAATTCTTCCTTTCTCCGTGCCGATGAGCCTACGCGTCGTGACTTTGTCATGAACATCGCCAAGACCTGCCTGGGCGTCTCCGTCATGTCTCCGCTCATGCGCGGCCAGGCGCAGGCCGTTGCCTTTGAGGGCAGTTCTAAGGCCCGACAAGTGGCCACCGCCAGAAACGTCATCTACCTCTACATGGCAGGTGGCATGACCCATCTCGATACCTTCGGCGTCAGCCCAGGGGCTGCCACCATGGGCGATACCAAATGCATCCCCACCAGTGCGGATGGCGTCCAGATCGGTGAAGGGCTGCCCACCGTGGCCAAACACATGCATCATGGCGTCATCATCAATAGCCTCTCCAGCACACAGGGTGCCCATGAACAGGGGAACTACTATCAGCACACCGGCTACACCATGCGCGGTGCCACCCGCCACCCCACCATGGGCGCTTGGCTGCAAAAATTTCAGGGCAAGGGCAATCCAGACCTGCCAGGCACCGTCGTCATTTCCAATGATAGCAAACACCCAGGTGGAGGTTTCTTCGAGGCCTCCTTCCAGCCCTTGCTGCTGAACAATCCCAGCACCGGCCTCCAGCACAGCAAGCGCATGGCCAGCCTCGACGAGTCGGATCTCGACTACCGTCTCGGCCTGTCAGCCAAGCTCAATGCCGGTTTTGAAAAGACCTACTCTCACAGCGCCGTCCGCGCCTACAGCGACGTCTATAAAGACGCCGTCCGCGTCATGAAAAGCGCAGACCTCACCGCCTTCGATCTCAGCCAGGAATCCGCAGAACTGCAAAGCGAATACGGCGAGTCCACTTTTGGCCAAGGCTGCCTTCTCGCCCGCCGTCTCGTCGAGCACGGAGTGCGCTTCATCGAAGTCACAAGCGGTGGCTGGGACATGCATAACGACCTCCACGCCCGCTTGCCGGAAAAGATCGCCGAATTGGACAAAGCCCTCGGTGCTCTCCTGGGTGACCTTGAGCGTCGCGGCCTCCTCCAGGACACTCTCGTCGTCCTCACCAGCGAATTTGGCCGCACTCCTGACATCAATCAAAACGCCGGTCGCGACCACTACCCCAAAGCTTTCAGCTCCGTCCTTTGGGGCGGCGGCGTGCAGGGCGGCCAGACCTATGGCAAAACGGACAAAGGCATCGAAGTCACCGAAAACAAAGTCTCCCCGCCTGATCTCAATGCCACCATCGGTTACGCCCTCGGCCTGCCCCTGGACCAAGTGCTCTACTCCCCCACCAAGCGCCCCTTCACCATTGCCGACAAAGGCCAGCCCATCACCGCTCTTTTTGGTTAG
- a CDS encoding sulfatase, producing MKLMCLLTVLLGLFALQVSAAEKPDVLFIAVDDLNDWVTYLGGHPQTKTPNIDRLVARGMAFSNSHCAAPACNPSRAALMSGLRPWQTGIYTNGDPAQGVMKDTLTINRHFLAQGYNTRGGGKIYHNFNAEGREDGWTEWAGLFPSISDHEENLNGLKSGHFDWGAVEAKPQEMGDYKLTDWAVNHLKTAPLDQPLFLGVGYVKPHLPWYVPREYYDRFPLEGIQLPVTKEDDLADIPAAGVQMAKPQGDHAAVLKGDQWKKAVQAYLATISFLDDQVGRLLDGLDASPRKDKTMIVWWTDHGWALGEKQHWRKFALWEETTRTSCAIVAPGITQPNLVCKAPVDYMNIYPTLCELTGLPLPAHVKGASLMPLLKDPTVAWDQVAICTHGRGNHGVRDARWRYIRYADGSEELYDHTQDPNEWTNLAQDKGLAEVKAKLAAALPAADEEVPSTSGRQSNGSSKGKGKKKAKGKAQEE from the coding sequence ATGAAATTGATGTGTCTCCTCACGGTCCTGTTGGGTCTCTTTGCTCTGCAAGTTTCAGCGGCTGAAAAGCCGGATGTGCTCTTTATCGCCGTGGATGATCTCAATGACTGGGTCACGTATCTGGGTGGGCATCCCCAGACGAAGACGCCGAACATTGATCGCCTCGTCGCGCGCGGGATGGCCTTCAGCAATAGCCATTGCGCGGCCCCAGCGTGCAACCCTTCGCGCGCTGCGCTGATGAGTGGCCTGCGGCCCTGGCAGACGGGCATTTATACGAATGGAGATCCCGCTCAAGGGGTGATGAAGGACACGCTGACAATCAATCGCCACTTTCTGGCCCAGGGCTACAATACCCGGGGCGGTGGCAAGATTTACCACAATTTTAATGCCGAAGGTCGTGAAGATGGCTGGACGGAATGGGCGGGGCTTTTTCCCAGCATCAGCGATCATGAAGAAAACCTGAATGGACTGAAAAGCGGCCACTTTGACTGGGGGGCTGTGGAAGCAAAGCCGCAGGAGATGGGCGACTACAAGCTGACGGACTGGGCTGTGAATCACCTGAAGACAGCGCCTCTGGATCAGCCACTGTTTCTCGGGGTGGGCTATGTGAAACCGCACCTGCCGTGGTATGTGCCGCGTGAGTATTACGACCGTTTTCCATTGGAGGGCATCCAGCTTCCCGTGACAAAGGAGGATGACCTTGCCGACATACCTGCGGCCGGCGTGCAGATGGCCAAACCGCAGGGTGACCATGCGGCAGTGCTGAAAGGTGACCAGTGGAAAAAGGCGGTGCAGGCGTATCTGGCCACCATCTCGTTTTTGGATGATCAGGTGGGGCGCCTACTGGACGGGTTGGATGCGAGCCCGCGTAAGGATAAAACGATGATTGTCTGGTGGACAGATCACGGCTGGGCTCTCGGGGAGAAGCAGCATTGGCGCAAATTTGCCCTGTGGGAGGAAACCACGCGCACTTCCTGCGCCATCGTAGCCCCTGGCATCACGCAGCCTAACCTTGTTTGCAAAGCCCCTGTGGACTACATGAATATTTACCCCACGCTGTGTGAATTGACGGGGCTGCCCCTGCCTGCACATGTCAAAGGTGCCAGCCTGATGCCGCTGCTGAAAGATCCTACCGTAGCGTGGGATCAGGTGGCCATCTGCACGCATGGTCGTGGTAATCATGGCGTGCGTGATGCCCGCTGGCGCTACATCCGCTATGCGGACGGGAGCGAGGAACTCTATGATCACACTCAAGACCCGAACGAGTGGACCAACTTGGCCCAAGATAAGGGACTGGCAGAAGTAAAGGCCAAGCTGGCGGCTGCCCTGCCCGCAGCAGATGAAGAAGTACCCTCTACTTCTGGCCGCCAAAGCAACGGCAGTTCCAAAGGGAAGGGGAAGAAAAAAGCGAAAGGCAAAGCCCAAGAGGAGTGA
- the argJ gene encoding bifunctional glutamate N-acetyltransferase/amino-acid acetyltransferase ArgJ, with the protein MSDDFFDPFREVRVPFTIIDGGVTAARGFRAGAISCGIKNPEATRLDLMLLASDGPTVTDAVFTTNKVRAACVRVSQQHIKDSDVRAIIANSGNANACTGPQGIQDAKAMCKATAEALGIRMRQVQVCSTGIIGMNMPIQRITPRVKELAEKLTPTGSDDASRAIMTSDTKPKSYSIEVPCGDGSFRIGGIAKGAGMICPNMATMLCFITTDAKISPDELKRAMRSAVDQSFNCITIDGDTSTNDTVIVMSNGMAECPPIKKGSDEAKIFRCALHKVMLELAKMIVSDGERVTKFVEIRVRNARTHADAKKAAEAVAKSMLVKCSWHGSDPNWGRVIHAVGYSGARLREELIDIYFGGLIACKGGLTTNTPVSELEKVVKEPRFSVTIDLNQGTANHIVYTSDLSEEYVDFNSSEYSAAIHAKRQKGLA; encoded by the coding sequence ATGAGTGACGATTTCTTTGATCCCTTCCGCGAGGTGCGGGTGCCATTTACAATCATTGACGGTGGGGTGACGGCTGCGCGCGGATTCCGTGCGGGAGCCATCTCCTGCGGGATCAAAAATCCAGAGGCAACCCGACTGGACCTGATGCTGCTGGCCTCCGATGGGCCTACGGTGACGGATGCGGTCTTCACCACGAATAAAGTTCGTGCGGCCTGCGTGCGTGTCTCCCAGCAGCACATCAAGGACAGCGACGTGCGTGCCATCATTGCCAACAGTGGCAATGCCAATGCCTGCACTGGACCTCAGGGTATCCAGGATGCGAAGGCCATGTGCAAAGCTACGGCCGAGGCACTGGGCATCCGCATGCGTCAGGTGCAGGTGTGTTCCACCGGCATCATCGGCATGAACATGCCCATCCAGCGCATCACGCCCCGGGTGAAAGAACTGGCAGAAAAACTCACGCCCACAGGGTCTGATGATGCTTCACGCGCCATCATGACCAGCGATACGAAGCCGAAGAGTTACTCCATCGAAGTGCCCTGCGGGGACGGCAGTTTCCGCATTGGTGGTATTGCCAAAGGTGCGGGCATGATCTGCCCGAACATGGCGACCATGCTGTGCTTCATCACGACCGATGCGAAGATCTCTCCTGATGAACTGAAGCGGGCGATGCGCAGCGCGGTGGATCAGTCGTTCAACTGCATCACCATTGATGGCGATACGAGCACGAACGATACCGTCATTGTGATGAGCAATGGCATGGCCGAGTGCCCACCGATCAAGAAAGGCAGTGACGAGGCGAAGATCTTTCGCTGTGCGCTGCACAAAGTGATGCTGGAACTGGCGAAGATGATCGTGAGCGATGGGGAACGCGTGACAAAGTTTGTCGAGATCCGTGTGCGCAATGCCCGCACCCATGCCGATGCCAAGAAGGCGGCAGAAGCGGTGGCGAAGTCCATGCTGGTGAAGTGCTCCTGGCACGGCAGCGACCCGAACTGGGGACGCGTGATCCATGCCGTAGGGTATTCTGGAGCGCGTCTGAGGGAGGAGCTCATTGATATCTACTTCGGCGGCCTCATTGCCTGCAAAGGTGGCCTAACCACGAATACGCCCGTGAGTGAATTGGAGAAAGTGGTGAAGGAACCGCGTTTTTCGGTGACGATTGATCTCAATCAAGGCACGGCCAATCACATCGTTTACACGAGTGATCTGTCTGAGGAGTATGTGGACTTTAACAGCAGTGAGTACTCAGCGGCGATTCATGCGAAGCGCCAAAAGGGTCTTGCGTGA